The proteins below are encoded in one region of Solenopsis invicta isolate M01_SB chromosome 8, UNIL_Sinv_3.0, whole genome shotgun sequence:
- the LOC105203683 gene encoding zinc finger MYM-type protein 1 has protein sequence MSKKSGAELRKIRKRKEEEKIELAKNWKQCLARIAKVTESNTSGISEDEKKDNVPVITSSSSDVHESSSREISKDEKNKVSNIIASTSTEEQCNPEEEQKFKNINYSDPATWQRMNIYNEHFICALVAHGPVHDTEADFSHSASNDGRHFSAAWFFKCMPNGEKVKRDWLLYSRSKGAVFCFPCLLFSKNSMNSPKIANIDSGFSNWRKMNPQIPDHENSVEHKNAFIKWKELEQCLKLGHTINSDIEKNILMEKNKWKRILTAIIDSILHCAENNLALRGTSDNIDDRQSGMFLKNIRLIAKYDKEIARHVDSIRNNPNRTVSYFSKTIQNEIIHLMGKQIKNKIFDDIREATYFAISFDCTPDISHKEQMVQIIRYVKLTDDGQYKVEERFIDFIESKSKTGEALANQIINKIQTDGLNIENCRAQCYDNGSNMAGYPNMQVAYRIYLTIPVTSASAERSFSKLKIIKNYLRSTMNQDRISNLSLLSIEWDLAKSLDYSDLIEDFSTLKARKQNRPATSNIAEEYKKVVLKVVEDDEIDDNADSSSTTVSETEAACNKGASGGVDSFLNLVTKNSGMEQYSAKVEEGLYYTARSLGETGE, from the exons atgtcaaaaaaatcaGGAGCAGAGCTAAGAAAGATAcgcaaaagaaaagaagaagaaaaaatagagTTAGCAAAAAATTGGAAGCAATGCTTAGCCCGAATTGCAAAAGTAACAGAATCAAATACAAGTGGAATATCAGAagacgaaaaaaaagataatgttcCTGTAATTACGTCTAGTTCAAGCGATGTTCATGAATCTAGTTCGAGAGAAATatcaaaagatgaaaaaaacaAAGTATCCAATATTATTGCCAGTACTTCTACAGAAGAACAATGTAATCCAgaggaagaacaaaaatttaaaaatataaattatagtgaTCCCGCTACTTGGCAAAGAATGAACATTTATAATGAACATTTTATTTGTGCCTTGGTAGCTCATGGTCCAGTTCATGATACGGAAGCAGATTTTTCCCACTCAGCAAGTAACGACGGGCGTCATTTTTCTGCAGCATGGTTTTTCAAATGTATGCCAAATGGTGAAAAAGTAAAGAGGGACTGGCTCTTGTATAGTAGATCGAAAGGAGCAGTATTTTGTTTCCCTTGTTTACTATTTAGCAAAAACAGCATGAATTCtccaaaaattgcaaatattgatAGCGGTTTTTCCAACTGGAGAAAAATGAATCCTCAAATTCCTGATCACGAAAACAGCGTAGaacataaaaatgcatttattaaatGGAAGGAATTAGAACAATGCCTAAAACTTGGACACACTATTAATtctgatatagaaaaaaatattctaatggaaaaaaataagtGGAAGCGGATTTTAACTGCGATAATTGATTCCATATTGCACTGTGCAGAGAATAATCTAGCCTTAAGAGGTACATCAGACAATATCGATGATCGTCAATCAggaatgtttcttaaaaatatcaGACTTATTGCAAAATATGATAAAGAAATTGCGCGACATGTAGATTCAATTAGGAATAATCCAAATCGAACCgtatcatatttttctaaaacaattcaaaatgaaattatacatcTTATGGGcaaacagataaaaaataaaatttttgatgatattagAGAAGCAACCTACTTTGCGATTTCATTCGACTGCACTCCTGATATTTCTCACAAGGAACAAATGGTACAGATTATTAGGTATGTTAAGCTCACAGATGATGGGCAATATAAAGTTGAGGaaagatttattgattttattgaatCAAAAAGCAAAACTGGTGAGGCATTAGCtaatcaaattattaacaaGATTCAAACAGATGGACTAAATATAGAAAACTGCAGAGCTCAATGCTACGATAACGGGTCAAACATGGCCG GTTATCCTAATATGCAAGTTGCTTAtcgaatatatttaacaataccTGTGACATCCGCTAGTGCTGAAAGATCGTTCAgcaaacttaaaataattaagaactaTTTGAGATCAACTATGAATCAAGATAGGATAAGTAATCTTAGTTTGTTATCTATTGAATGGGATTTGGCGAAGTCATTAGATTATAGTGACTTAATAGAAGATTTTTCTACTTTAAAAGCTCGTAAA CAAAATCGACCAGCTACGTCGAATATCGCGGAGGAGTACAAAAAGGTAGTGCTAAAAGTTGTCGAGGATGACGAGATTGACGATAACGCTGATAGCAGCAGCACAACGGTATCAGAGACGGAAGCAGCTTGCAACAAAGGGGCATCTGGAGGTGTCGATTCGTTTTTGAatcttgttacaaaaaattCGGGCATGGAGCAGTATAGTGCAAAAGTGGAAGAAGGTCTCTATTACACCGCTCGTTCATTAGGAGAAACTGGGGAATGA